A stretch of DNA from Juglans microcarpa x Juglans regia isolate MS1-56 chromosome 5D, Jm3101_v1.0, whole genome shotgun sequence:
GGTGCACATGCAACACCCGCTCATGCTGAACACCACGACAGCGTTCGATGCCGCAAGCTCTCGCACCAGCGAGTATGGGCTCATTCCCAGCTTCATGGATGCTGCTGCGCCACTGTTGATGGCAATGCCGTGGACCATTTGGATTCCCGATTTCTTCGCGACCTGCATGGTTCGTCTCTGGAAAACTCGTAGAATGTTATAACTGGCTTGGATGCagggaaaccaaaaaaaaaaaccaatgctAAATGGATAACGTCTATATATGTATGATGAGAGGTAAAGAGAAGATAGAAGAGTCCGAAGTTCGCTTAAAATTGAAATCAGGAGGGTGCcgaggccaaaaaaaaaaaagaaaaatgtgagagagagatcagggAGAGAAATGATGATCAGGACGTTTCCTAGGCTCTGAAAGTTTGAAGGAGAACCGAAGGAGAAAAGAGCGAGCGACAATGATTTATAATGTATTTGACCAACGTTCTGATCTAGTGAACGCTGTAAGTAGGGAAGCCCAACGAAGAGAAAGCATTGCCTGCATGTAGATCAAAGGTGTCCTAGGGTTTGCCAACATATAAATTAGCATCTAGAAAATTGTActgtaaagattaaaaaaacaataaaaactgaGATGACAGAAAAGAGTGCTACCTGAGGAAGAGGGTGAAAGGGAGGGAGCTGTGTATCCGGCAAACTCTGACGGCTTGATCTCTGCTTATTTCTTCGACTATACGGACACGCtctatgtgtatatatatacacacataccaGAGCCCAaggca
This window harbors:
- the LOC121266078 gene encoding glutaredoxin-C7-like isoform X1, with protein sequence MPWALVCVYIYTHRACPYSRRNKQRSSRQSLPDTQLPPFHPLPQRRTMQVAKKSGIQMVHGIAINSGAAASMKLGMSPYSLVRELAASNAVVVFSMSGCCMCTVAKQLLRGLGVGPLVIELDQHANGPEIEAVLYEVCQEDQQPIPAVFVGGKFLGGVESLMACHINGSLVPLLKDAGALWL